The DNA sequence TGGCAAGTGGCGATAGATCATAAATCAGGTTAAACGACAAATCCATCGAAACCGTGTGGATACAATATTCCACCCCGTCCAGATCATCAATTTCCGATTCCGAAAGCTCAATTTCATCCAAATCTTCCAAATAATACGTGGGAAAAGTTGTATCCATATCGCCATATTGTCTAATTTGCATGGCCTCGTAAAAAGAATAACCTTCCGATTTTACCTTTTGCTTTCCTTTACGCGGTTTCTTTTTTTTATCCTGAAAATAGCTGAATCCAGTATCTTTTACATCCCATTCATATTCCGGATGATAATCAATATCCTCATAACTTTCAATGGTAGCGGCTATTTCCTCAATATTCTCAATAACAAAAATATGCTCGAACCGGGCGAGAGTCAAGATGTCTTCTTGTCTGGCGGCCGAGCTGATTAAACCGCGGTAATAATCGCCGCGGTCGGGATGATAAAGCGAAATGATCTTTGCAAACCCTTTACCATCCGGTTCAATCACAATCTCAACCCATTCCGAAAGCATTCCTGAAATAATGTTCAGTTTCTCATATTCCTTTTCCTTGTATAAACGGATCAGGTTTCGTGAAATCTTATTCAGGTTAACTTCTGACCAGGCTTCAAGAAGTCTTTCTTTCAAATCGTTTGTTTTTTCCATACTCTAGACTCTAGCTTAATCTTTCTTCCTGAAATTTCAGGAAATCGCCATCAATGATCAACAGCTTCACTCCATTTTTTGTTACCGAACGGTGTGAACTCAGCTCGTCGGTCACCACATAAGTCATTCCTGAAGTTAAATAGCTGTGATTACCATCTTCCGATTCACTTACAAATTCGCCTTCCAGACAATGCACGATGTGACCATTCCGGCACCAGTGATCGGCCACATAACCAGCTGTGTATTCAACCAAGCGGATTCGTAATCCAGGTAGCTGAACCGTTTGCCAAAAGGCTGTTCCTGTTTCGCCTTTGTGTTCTGTTTTTGGAATCGTCGACCAATCGATGGTTTGAAATGGAATATTGGGATTCATTTTAGCGTTTTGTTAGTTCAAAGAATTTTTCCTGAATGAGAAGAGTAACCTGTCCAGGCTTGCCATCTCCAACAAGA is a window from the Aquipluma nitroreducens genome containing:
- a CDS encoding leucine-rich repeat domain-containing protein, with product MEKTNDLKERLLEAWSEVNLNKISRNLIRLYKEKEYEKLNIISGMLSEWVEIVIEPDGKGFAKIISLYHPDRGDYYRGLISSAARQEDILTLARFEHIFVIENIEEIAATIESYEDIDYHPEYEWDVKDTGFSYFQDKKKKPRKGKQKVKSEGYSFYEAMQIRQYGDMDTTFPTYYLEDLDEIELSESEIDDLDGVEYCIHTVSMDLSFNLIYDLSPLASLVYLQELNLSNNQIEYIDDISNLQQLKSIDLSNNSITDILPLLEIEVLECADLSGNKIPQEQIKGLRDTGVTVDY
- a CDS encoding DHCW motif cupin fold protein, whose protein sequence is MNPNIPFQTIDWSTIPKTEHKGETGTAFWQTVQLPGLRIRLVEYTAGYVADHWCRNGHIVHCLEGEFVSESEDGNHSYLTSGMTYVVTDELSSHRSVTKNGVKLLIIDGDFLKFQEERLS